From Solea solea chromosome 20, fSolSol10.1, whole genome shotgun sequence, one genomic window encodes:
- the LOC131447429 gene encoding carcinoembryonic antigen-related cell adhesion molecule 6-like, with the protein MDPLTLLLLMMITVIGRCAGQEILPEGPVDAVLGSDVVILTTLMNKPDYAFVIWNYNDGQDQTHVATVGSTGLKVNKPYEGRVSVNETNGYLSLRKLKREDSGDYSITIVSTDGATETAEIKLRVLEPVSNVVIKSNIPEAIEHNSTVVLTCSAGGSFLTFSWFHGDATLFADGKRINIKNEGTSSTLTIAAVLRSDLTAPVSCTAANKLEKEKSAPFKLTVHYGPDEVSLSPVKVPQFIRAGSNFNLSCSAPSSPPATFTWFHNQKVMEVAGPVLTLKVIQSHGLGKTMEEYTCRATNAKTQRIIASAGVSFAVMDAISGTKITGPTSILIAGNSSANLSCQATAGAVKTRTWLKDGKALSLSGRLVFSGDKSSLMINPLQKEDSGEYKCQLTNPVNSDEASFKMEVNFGPDPAAVAGEDAVEVNDKVTLTCSAMSVPPANFTWKFNGTVTDVKTAQYTIEKALYKNSGTYTCEAYNAITGKTSTSNHKLSVKEEGALDEGLSDGAIAGIVIAVLVALGAAIGLTMYCRQKVPVESPY; encoded by the exons ATGGATCctctgacgctgctgctgctgatgatgatcaCTGTGATCG GACGCTGCGCGGGGCAGGAAATCCTGCCCGAAGGTCCGGTGGACGCGGTTCTGGGGTCGGACGTTGTGATTCTGACGACGCTGATGAACAAGCCGGACTACGCTTTCGTTATCTGGAACTACAACGACGGCCAGGATCAGACCCACGTCGCCACCGTGGGTTCGACGGGGCTGAAAGTGAACAAACCATATGAAGGACGGGTGTCCGTGAACGAAACCAACGGTTACCTGAGCCTGCGGAAGCTGAAACGCGAGGACAGCGGCGACTACAGCATCACCATCGTGTCCACTGACGGAGCGACGGAGACCGCAGAGATCAAGCTGCGGGTCCTGG AGCCGGTGTCCAACGTCGTCATCAAGTCCAACATTCCCGAGGCCATAGAACACAACAGCACCGTGGTCCTCACCTGCTCCGCCGGCGGCTCCTTCCTCACCTTCTCCTGGTTCCACGGCGACGCAACGCTCTTTGCAGATGGCAAACGCATCAACatcaaaaat GAGGGCACGTCCAGCACGCTGACCATCGCCGCCGTTCTCAGGTCTGATCTCACTGCTCCTGTTTCCTGCACAGCTGCCAATAAgctggagaaagagaagagCGCTCCCTTCAAACTCACAGTCCACT ACGGTCCAGACGAAGTCTCCCTCAGTCCTGTGAAGGTGCCTCAGTTCATCAGAGCCGGCTCCAACTTCAACCTTTCATGCTCCGCCCCTTCCAGCCCACCTGCCACCTTCACATGGTTCCACAACCAGAAGGTGATGGAGGTGGCTGGTCCGGTCCTCACTTTGAAGGTCATCCAATCTCATGGTTTAGGGAAGACGATGGAAGAATACACCTGCAGAGCCACAAACGCCAAAACCCAGCGGATCATTGCTTCTGCTGGAGTTTCCTTTGCTGTGATGG ACGCTATCTCCGGGACTAAAATTACAGGTCCGACTTCCATCCTCATCGCTGGCAACAGTTCAGCCAATCTCAGTTGCCAGGCAACGGCTGGTGCCGTGAAGACCAGGACGTGGCTGAAGGATGGTAAAGCTCTGTCACTCAGTGGCCGCCTGGTGTTTTCTGGCGACAAGAGCTCGCTGATGATCAACCCGCTGCAGAAAGAAGACAGCGGCGAGTACAAGTGTCAGCTGACCAACCCGGTCAACAGTGACGAAGCTTCCTTCAAGATGGAGGTCAACT TTGGTCCTGATCCAGCAGCAGTGGCGGGCGAAGACGCCGTCGAGGTCAACGACAAAGTGACGCTCACTTGCTCAGCGATGTCTGTCCCGCCCGCCAACTTCACATGGAAGTTTAACGGCACAGTGACCGATGTGAAAACAGCACAGTACACCATCGAGAAGGCTTTATATAAGAACAGCGGGACGTACACGTGTGAGGCGTACAACGCCATCACGGGAAAGACCAGCACGTCCAACCACAAACTGTCCGTCAAAG AGGAGGGAGCGTTGGATGAAGGACTGTCAGACGGCGCCATCGCTGGAATCGTCATCGCTGTCCTTGTAGCTCTTGGTGCTGCCATTGGTTTGACCATGTACTGTCGACAGAAAGTACC
- the mllt11 gene encoding protein AF1q, producing the protein MMEKSNSQYESFLFWRQPIPALDLSELEELDVAIRQSTNGSAGKGKASKLRSRDDETALLQFSSFNYWRAPIADVDTLLADLNLLL; encoded by the exons ATGATGGAAAAGTCAAACAGCCAATACGAATCCTTCCTGTTCTGGAGGCAGCCAATCCCGGCCCTCGACCTGTCcgagctggaggagctggatgTGGCCATCCGTCAGTCGACCAATGGCAGCGCAGGAAAAGGCAAAGCATCCAAACTGAGGAGTCGTGATGACGAG ACTGCGCTGCTGCAGTTTTCCTCCTTCAACTACTGGAGAGCTCCCATCGCGGATGTAGACACTCTGCTGGCCGACCTCAACCTGCTGCTCTGA
- the gabpb2a gene encoding GA-binding protein subunit beta-2a, translating to MSLVDLGKRLLEAARKGQDDEVRNLMANGAPFTTDWLGTSPLHLAAQHGHYSTADVLLRAGVSRDARTKVDRTPLHMAAAEGHTVIVELLVRSGADINAKDMLKMTALHWAAQHGHHSVAQTLIKHGADVHTLSKFDKTPFDIAADIQNTELMLLLQEGMQNQVNMNQVSVNVETSSSNNQPQFIIQGIPALQGGVVNLAELLNKANAGESEEAMAASALDSNIQHATVVNEGGQRVITIVTDQHGNLQTTGGMTQPFFVTMQHGQQMLAVPANTVTEEVVTEEPQQPPPPPPSRKRKLDVTNNHDTGETELLQRQLQEANRKAQEYRQQLLCKEQEAEEYRIKLEAMSQANNANAAANAAASPEEVVGGDEDEEEGPASVVEEEGEMVVLQEGGIIMEGEEGQVTLVETGGESMEVSS from the exons ATGTCGTTGGTGGATCTGGGGAAGCGTCTGTTGGAGGCTGCTCGTAAAGGTCAGGACGATGAGGTCAGAAACCTGATGGCCAACGGAGCTCCATTCACCACTGACTGG tTGGGGACATCGCCGCTCCACCTGGCTGCTCAGCACGGACATTACTCCACGGCTGACGTCCTGCTGAGAGCCGGCGTCAGCAGGGACGCTCGCACCAAAGTGGACAGGACACCGTTACACATGGCCGCCGCCGAGGGACACACGGTGAtcgtggagctgctggtccgg aGTGGTGCAGACATCAATGCCAAAGACATGCTGAAGATGACGGCTCTTCACTGGGCGGCTCAGCACGGTCACCACAGCGTCGCACAGACACTCATCAAACATGGCGCAGACGTTCACACGCTCAGCAAGTTCGACAAGACGCCGTTTGACATCGCGGCCGACATTCAGAACACAgagctgatgctgctgctgcag gagggcATGCAGAACCAGGTGAACATGAACCAGGTGAGTGTGAACGTGGAgacgagcagcagcaacaaccaaCCACAGTTCATCATCCAGGGAATCCCCGCCCTCCAGGGGGGCGTGGTCAACCTGGCTGAGCTGCTCAACAAGGCCAATGCAG gagAATCTGAGGAGGCCATGGCGGCCAGCGCTCTGGACTCTAACATTCAGCACGCGACTGTTGTCAATGAGGGCGGTCAGAGGGTCATCACCATAGTAACAGATCAGCACGGTAACCTGCAGACGACCGGAGGGATGACTCAGCCGTTCTTTGTGACCATGCAGCACGGACAACAGA TGCTGGCTGTTCCTGCCAACACTGTGACGGAGGAGGTGGTGACCGAGGAgccgcagcagccgccgccgccaccaccgtCCAGGAAGAGGAAGCTGGATGTGACCAACAACCACGACACGGGAGAAACA gaGTTGCTGCAGCGCCAGCTACAGGAAGCTAACAGGAAGGCGCAGGAATATcgtcagcagctgctgtgtaaAGAACAGGAGGCCGAGGAGTATCGCATCAAACTGGAGGCCATGAGTCAGGCCAACAACGCCAACGCCGCTGCCAACGCCGCCGCCAGCCcagaggaggtggtgggaggagacgaggatgaagaggaggggcCAGCGAgcgtggtggaggaggagggtgagatGGTGGTGCTGCAGGAGGGAGGCATCATCATGGAGGGCGAGGAGGGTCAGGTGACACTGGTGGAGACGGGCGGAGAATCAATGGAGGTCAGCTCGTAA
- the LOC131447434 gene encoding acidic leucine-rich nuclear phosphoprotein 32 family member E-like, protein MDMKKRVTVELRGRSPAEIAELVLDNSPSADGEVEGLTDDFKELEFLSLVNMGLNSLTKLPSLPKLHKLELSDNNLSASLEMLSEKCPNLTYLNLSGNKIKELSSVEALQSLKSLQSVDLFNCEVTSLDDYRDSVFELLPQITYLDGFDQDDNEAPDSEDEDEEEDEDRPPGDYDEDDDDDDDDDDAAEGGQVGRSFQEDEDDYGEEEEEDDQPGVQRQKRKRDVDDEGEDDDDDDDDDEDN, encoded by the exons ATGGACATGAAGAAGCGGGTCACAGTGGAGCTCCGGGGCCGGAGCCCGGCCGAG attgcAGAGCTGGTGTTGGACAACAGTCCCTCAGCAGATGGAGAGGTTGAAGGTCTCACAGACGACTTTAAGGAGCTGGAGTTTCTCAGTTTGGTCAACATGGGTCTGAACTCTCTGACCAAACTGCCTTCACTGCCCAAACTACACAAG ttggAGCTGAGCGACAACAACCTGTCAGCGTCTCTGGAGATGCTGTCGGAGAAATGTCCAAACCTCACCTACCTCAACCTGAGTGGCAACAAGATCAAAGAACTAAGCAGCGTGGAGGCACtg CAAAGCCTGAAGAGTCTCCAGAGTGTGGACCTGTTTAACTGTGAGGTGACGTCTCTGGATGACTACAGAGACTCTGTCTTTGAGCTCCTGCCTCAGATCACTTACCTGGACGGTTTTGACCAGGACGACAACGAGGCGCCCGACTCTGAGGACGAGGACGAAG aggaggacgaggacagacCGCCCGGAGACTATgatgaggacgatgatgatgatgatgatgatgatgatgcagcagAGGGAGGACAAGTGGGACGTAGCTTTCAG gaggatgaagatgactatggagaggaagaagaggaag acGATCAGCCAGGCGTTCAaagacagaagaggaagagggacgTGGACGATGAAGGCGAggacgatgacgatgacgacgacgatgatgaagaCAATTAG